ACTTTTTATCCCTTGCGTTTTCAAGTGACAGATGTCACAAGCTACAGAATTATCTTATTATCTTAACTTTAATACCTCACTTTATGATAatgcaaaacaaattcaagtaGTGGACTTCGTGTCTTTACAACATGGCACTATGCTATGTCACTCCATATCCTATCAACAACTACTTTCTGTGCAAGTGCTATTGCATGCAGTACTATATATAACTAACTAAGAAAAgataattctttttatttccatggAGAATTACAACTgacattaatttaaaataaaacatctacatgtacatgtacacataCAAGGTATGCATGTAACTTACTGCAGGGGGACAAAACAGCTTTGTAAAATCGTCAATGGAGTTTAGAGCCAACATCTGGAGTTGATTTGTCATTAACACAGCAGCAGCATTAAAAAATGATTCCAATCTTTTGGCATTTTGGTTGCTGGGTACTTGCTTGCGTTTGTTTCCTTGGTAATAAATATTTTGCACTTCTGGAAACCACCTTGAGAGCAATCACAATAGTACAAAATTGATATTCTCAACAAAAAGCTTTCATCACATTCAAACCATTTAAATATGATCtcattatttgatgaaaaaatcatGTGTGTACAGTGTTTATACACCCATCTCTCAAGGTTGGCACAAGACATTGagttgaaaaactgtttttcaaagGAATTTCAAGGACTGTTACATGTAAAGGACTAAATTTGTTCTGTTAGCACAAAATTTAATGGGGAGACTGAGCTGCTGGATGCTTTAAATGAGACTAATTTCTGCTGCAGAAAGGGTCTTTCTGTTTAATATCAATATTCTTACAGCATTATCCATGCTGTGCTTCTACAATTAAGAACAAGATATAATAATTAGCACGACATCAAATAGCATGGAGACAAgattaaattagaaaaaaagagaaaaaatagtactttttcaaaagtgtttccTTGGCAATCTCTATGTGTCTCATTACAACATTCTGAAACATGGCAAGCTCCAAAGCCTCAGGCCGTAGCTGAATTTCGTGAATATCCACAAGCCTCAAATTACTACAAGAAAACATACCCTAATCATTACATTAATAATGCATAGTGATCAATATGGCTAAAAGTACAGCAACATAAGAAACGTCTAACAatcaaaatacaacaagaataaTTTACACAATACTTGTGTACAGGGCACTTGTAAATATCCATAAGGATATCACTGCAAGCTAGagtaaaatcaataacaataCATTACCCAAAAGTCTTGTGCCACAAGTCCAGCACTGCTGCCATGGTAGGATTGGTTCCAAACAGGTCCTGCTGCATGGCTGCCTTAGCAGTGACATATGATCTGTACCAAGGTTTGGGAACCTGCATCAACCTACATTGAGACAACACATCAGCATTATGTGCATGCATgtgtaagaaaaattgtttatcatcatGTAAGTATTCCAAACTGTTTTTAGTATCAAACAGTCTGAAAGCtaattgttattgtttgttAAAATACTTACATGTATTATAAAGAATGTTAAACGAAATAAGAGCTgagttgtaaaagaaaaatccacACTTTGAAACTATTGAATGTGTACATGAGTGAAGCACTTAATGGAAATGTTTAACAGCAGGAAATCAAAGTATTCAATGCATATCTCAATAGCATTTGCAAATTAGTAAGTAAGAAAGAGATTCACTAGGAGGAAAAAGGCTTGGGAAAGTACTCAATAGTTCAagtcatcagaaaaaaaaagaagtaggGAAAAATAAGGTACATTGTAGTCTGCATTAGGTTCAATCACTGAAGATGTCTGCTAGAGGTATTAATAGTCCAATATGTATCATCAGTAttcaattggaaattttttaaagcagtttaaaatcaaattgaatACCTAATACATTAATAAAAGTTCTAATACAACATCAATGCATTGACTCACTCTTTCTTGTGTTCTAAAACTTCctcttttttatcatcatctttTTCTCGAGGATCTTTGAGCACAAAGTCAACTgtatattaagaaaaatataaaaagaaaaaagacacaCACACCATTAACCCACCATACTGCTGGATAGGACAATTACTTAGTAAAGTACTAAAAATACTTCAatctaaaatttaaatacaCAACCTCTTCTAAATATTATCTTTTTGAGGTAGTGTATTTAATGGTAACGGAAGGTTAATTTAGAAAATGCGTTTAATAtcttagtttattttttaaatgtgtaCCAGCAACAAGTCTTTTAAGGTTACTAAGCATtagggctgggttgttcaaaacACCATTAACCTAGCCAAGGgttgaagtaaatttttaataCCTTTGCAGAGGGATATTATTCTTTTGCATTCTCCCAGCTAGTTTCAAGTCATATTGAGATGAACTCCTACAAAACCTTATCTCTAGTTTATGTTCATCGACATGAGAAATTAAAGCCAAGGTTAACTATTAATCCTAGATTAACGTTAACCCCCTTTTGAACAACCTGGCCGAGGGGTTTTTAACTTGGAACCAAAGAACACCTACTTTCCACATAAACTCTAATATTAATTATATGCAACATCAAATTTAATTCCACAATGAAATTGACTGGACGTTAAAAACACAATTCTGTACAAATGTATTGAATGGTACACTGTATGTGACCACGAATTGAACTTTAATTGGCATAACCAGGAAGAGACTACATTGAAGGAATGATGAAGGTGGCCACAGGGTACCCTGAGTGCCTCAATCATTAAAACAAACTTCCACAGCatattaaataaatcaattacaGCTTTTTTTTGTATGACAGAATCACAGGAAATTGCCtccaaaaaggaaaacagatttgtgtACATACCAATAGCCTTTTTGACACTGAGTAAATAATCTTCTCTCATTTCATCTGAAAGATTTTCTATACACAAATCAAACCCATCCTGAAATCATACAAGCAAAATATTACTTAAGGTAAGTAATGGATACTAAAGCTGCTGCATATCAAATGATATGCCAATTGCCTTAAAAGAATTATGATACGCAAGCTGTTAAAACTTAATTAGTGCACCTAAATTGCTTCTATGCATCAAACATTTCTTTATACCATGTCTATTTATTAGAATGATTTTTGGAAAATGTACAATGGtgtattaatttgttttgtacaGTGTATATAGTACAGACTTGTCCAAAACAGGATCTAATCAgattacttttttaaaagttgttcatAGCATTAACGCTCTATCCTGATGATAATTTGCATGGAATACATGATTGAACAAGTGTATATTTCTTTGATTCAAGAGGTGACTGTTAATTTAGTTATTGCATTaggttttaaataaatgctgttttaTGTTCCTATTATAGTTTATATTAAAGTAATGACCTAGAATTTCTTATACAACTAAATTAATCTTATAGATTGACCTTATCACATGTATTAATCTAATAGATACAAACAGAAACACAGAACATGATTGAGAAATGAAGATAATCCCTAACATTTACCTTCAAACTTTGAGGAACAAGTTGCAAAACATGGTCAAGCCAAGAATCTTCCATAGGTGCCACATGTTCTGTGTCTATTCCATGGTGAATATAGTAGTAGTACCGCTATAGAATTGAAATGAGGATGGTTAGATTAGCGATCAGTTTAGTGTAAAGCTACTGAGGATCCATGTTGTAATCATGAAGCTTTTGAGGAAATGTAAGTGCTGAATGTGATCTATTGAACAATTTAACTGAATAAGTTTTTGAATATTTATGTAGAAAGTTATATTATCTCAAATATGATGTAATCATCTTGTTCTGATCCATAAAGAAAAGTACACCTACACCAATTTCTATTATTTTCACTAAAATTGTAATTCCATGACATACTGTTTCAGTGTAAGTGCAAATTCAAATTGTACTAAGTACAATTTGTAACTGATGATGACATTAATAatgtcaaaacatgttttgcaaacttaaaaaaattttgtttctttgttttttttttcctaaaaatcaataaatgaaGTAAATGATCAATAAAGTGCCTTTAAAGCTCCTCTTGCCAGGGATACAGAACACCaccacaataacaacaacacaaCCACTCTTATTTCCAATAACATCAAAATAATGAATTGTGATGGAGCCTcaccaaaatatctttttcagCCCCAGTTGGGGAGCCAGTTCTCTCCAGGGGAGGGAGCTCTCCTGCAGAGGATGGACGCGCTGGAGCTGTACCCTCATTCTGCCTGTAAAACAGTAAGCAAGTTTTCATTGACCTTTCAGTTCTTGTGGTATATTGATAATTTTTGCAAAGGATGAAAGCAACTACAAATTGCTGCAGGATCTATCCAAATAACTTAAAAACTACAAACTACAAATTGCTGCAGGATCTAtccaaataatttaaaaatagtaataaaaataagGGAAGTAAGTCAAAGGTTTTTGCTATACATGTGTATTCATGCATTGttgtaaaattaacaattgTTCCCATCATCTTTTAACTGTAGCACCATACTTACATGATGATGTTGACCAGAGCACTACGGAATGATTCCCTGTCCTTCTTAACAGCATATGAAGTACCTCCCTTTCTGCCATTTGTGCCAGGGGGAGGACTGGGTGGGGATGGAGTTGTTTTTCCATTTGCAGCATCCCAAGTCTTGCTGCGTAagtgttttgcttttttgccAAAACCTATTATCATTAGCATAGACAAATTGGACCAGTGGAaaaaaagtgttgttttaaGGTTAATATCATTTACATGAAGGCTAACTGATTTAGATTACTCCAGAGTCCTCCCCACACCAAAAAAAGTCTTAGCCTACTGTGTAGTTTGCTAAATATCCTGAATAAGTAGTCATGTACATAAAAAAAGTTGCTCTTTCTGATTTGGGATTGTTGTTTATGTTTATgaatatcatttatttattcacaaattcaTTAATGTGACTCTGAACTTAATACTTGTCCATTATCAGGTTACAACTCCAGACCATAACATGTGATTGGTAATGCAGCAGTCAAAAAGTTAAATTTGGAACTTGGGAATAGGATCCAAAGTCAAACACCTTCTGATCTTACATTTATGTAGTTTTACATCCCTTCATTGTCTGGCTCGAAGCTTTCCTTACAGTAACTTCAGCAAAATCTAGACTTGAACACTGCTGAGTAACTTAACTATTCAAATATAATTTTGGAATTTACCTAATGTACGACTTTCTTCCTCTGCATCAGCTGCAAGTCTTTTGTTAGGACTTAGCTGAAAAGATGGTGCAGTCTGTTGCCATGCTGGCTTACTGCGAGTCTGAAAATAATCAAGAAACACCATGAATGCCATCAAAATATTAGTTATAATATTATATAATATTAGTGTACATCTACATGAAGGTACCTCTGAGAGATACCTAACCGTTAGAATACTGCAGCGAAGGTAACCATGTTGATCACCTTGGATCAACACATTGCTGTGTTTTTGCCATCATACCAGCAATTGCATTTCtcgttttctttgtcttttactTTGTCACTTTCTTCTTAACAGTATTAATTTTCATGCTGTTTTCTTTAGCGAAACGAAATCAATGCAGCTTAAAGTTAAGCAAGAAACTCAACAGTAGTCGTTCTGTATTTACAATAGAAATTAAGTCATGTACATGATAATGATCATTGCGTTTTATTAAGCTTACCTCGGGTAACTGAGGAAGAAATCTTACTGGTGAATGAGGATTCCGACCCTTGACTTGGCCAGACGAAAACTGTGAACCAAATCACTTTTAAGTTAAGAAGCCTAacttaaaatttgtcattttataattaccaaaacaatttatttcGCCAATGCAGAAGAAACAGTAACTGGTGTAATCTCTGGACTGGCTATTTTCTACTAgttcttgaaaacaaagagcGAAGATATTGATACTCTTGAGCTACCATAATCCTTGCTTATTCGGGGTTGAAGGCTGTAAATTGTTACTCAAATCAAATTGTCTAAAAACTTTCTACCGGCACGATTTTAAATTGTGTAACAGTCCACCATTTGTCCCAAAAAGACCTAGTCTTACCAACAAAAAGAAGCATAGTTGCTCTAGCAGAACGCACAAGTGAGTCTAAGGAATGTGTCTTTTGTGAGAatacaacaaaacaagacaGTACAAACTGCGTACCTGGGGTTGAACATCCATCGTGGAGAAGTTGATTATCCCTTGCTCATCATAAACCTGAtcgtttttttaaaaaaaaccgtcAATATTTCTTAAACGCGGAGAGGAGAAAGATCTCCAATTAAATACTAAACATATGTTGTCGAATAAATCCCGAGAGAGAAAATCTCAAAAACACCTCAAATGCCTTGATGAATACAACTTCGCCATTTTCTTGTCTCAGTGTAACTTGTAACTATGACAACTAATCCATAATCAAATCCAGTCTTATGCAGATATTGTCTGCGTGGCGCCTGGAGATGACCCATGAAGGCAATATGGCGGACAGACAAAAAATTACGGACTTACGTACACCAGCGTTTATGATTGACCTAAAGACAGTTCAGAGCAATTGTAAAGCCATGATAGATAGATGTAAAGGTCTTGGAGTTGAGCTTCGTACAAATATGAAGACTCACAGAACGTTGTAAGTTCCAAAATTCGGTTTAAaagattcagaaagaaaaattcattgtCTCGGACGGTAATCAAATAAGCTTTTCCACGTTTATTGAGAAGTAACCTTGGGCCATCTATCGCAGAGTATTTACACActttgccaatttttttcccCGAAAGAATTCTGTCTTCTGTAAGACTTACAGCAATATGCCTATTTTCGACtcacattttcttgaaaatggtAATGGTTCAGACTTCCAGTCACGTCCTTAAGAGAGGGGATAGATTCAGTGTTTACTACTCCACCTCGTCTGGCATAACGCTTATTATGATAAGCACAGTCGTGTTTTACAGTAGTCCCTTAATTACCAAAAGATGACCTGTGAAGTACATTTTTATCAGGGGGAATTATGATTCAAGATAAAATgtatcataaaaaaattaaaattcaggGTCATTAGTATAAACCTACCCATAATTAAGATAAAAGAAGGTAAATTAATTCAACCTAGACAAAATGCCTAGCTGTATGGCCAATTTACAGGTTTTCTACAAAATTAAAGCTAATACCCAACAGTACAATGGTAGCACTAATTGGATATACAATCACATACATACAACAGCTTTCCAACCTGCCCCCAAGAAACATGCCATAATGGTCCTCCACTAAAATTATCTAAGACAATTAAGAACCAACAACCGAAAAAGCTATCAGTGCACAGCCCTGTGAACAGCTAATTTTACTGTCTGCCCAAGGTGGGTCCCTGTCTGATTGGGTTGAGAGAGGGCAATATTTTTGTGAAATGATCCATAAGTACAGTATTTTTGTGAAATGATCCATAATTATAGTATTTTTGTGCAATGATCCTTAATTATAGTATTTTTGTTACACTTAGGGAAGCAGGAGAGTACATGACTGCAGGAACAAAAAGATGCATATCAGTGTCAACTTTAGCAGAAGCAGAATTTTATTCCAATGGAGGCTATGATGACATCACTTATGCTTATCCACTTTCTCCTGACAAGGTCTCACAGGCTGCCCAGCTTTTGTCACGTCTCGAGAAGTTCCATGTGTTGGTTGATAATTACGTGATTCTTGATTCACTTGTTGTTTATCCTCTTCCTGAGGGAAAAAAGTGGTCAGTGTTCCTAAAAGTTAACTGTGGATACAACAGAGGTAAGTTAACTTGCCCAGGTGCAAAGACAGTATATATTAACCAGtgttaaaatgaaaatgcaagctcttttaaattacaattttaaaagaagactgtcatttatttaaataattacaATGTAGCTGTGGCTTCTCTGAAAAGCATATTtgtggataaagaaaaatatgacatGTTATTGTAAGGGGCCTGAGTTCTTATTTGTGTGAAATAGATAAAAACAGTTCAGGATAGGGCAAGTCTTTTTAAGGAGTTGCCCAGCTGttatattgtataaaacacCAAACCTTGAATAAGTACTTAACATGAAGGTAAGAAAAGTTAATAAGCACCCATTCTCAAATAAGTAGTGCTGTATGCCATCACACAATTGTGATTTAGATCACGAGAGAGACATCTCTGATCTCTGAGCTGATTAACTTGAGGCAAGGGCACAATAATCCTTCTCTTCTTTGATGTTTCCTCATAAGCATTAAAATCAGTCTTTCTATTCTTCATCTACTATTAACCTGACTGTGTACATCAAGGAAGTAAATTGCATTATTAACTTCAGTTATAGTTAATGTTCTTTAAATCATAATGTAGAAATaattgtaaatgtttttttttttagattttggttTTCTCTTGGCTGAACCCTTTTTAACACCCAAGATCAAATTGTTAATTCCCCCTtttagctgctgcacatttcctcaTAAGCTAGTTAAAAtaaaggtaacaacttctacgagataagtttgagtgttcttgttacctgtttgctggattcATTATAGGGAGATATAACATGTTCATCAGTTGTGGGAGAGGAAGGGTTAAGGTAATTTTTCTACAAGATATATCTACTATAATTTAATCTTCCTATTCCTTTAATGCTGTTTGTGTTCTCAAATATGCATGTTTTCAGCTGGTGTGTGGTATGATGATCCTCAAAGTGTTGACATGGCCAAGGAGATTTCCTCAAAGAGTTGTGTGACATTCAAAGGGCTCTATATCCATGAAGGGAATTCTTACAATTGTCAGGGtgaagatgaaataaaacaaactgcTAGTGAAACATTCAAGAGACTTAACATATTTTCACACAGGTGAGACTGCTGGTGTTCTGAGGCTTTAACTAGCTTATAAGCTATATATTGTGCTTGCACATTCTCTATTGTAAGGTATAACTGAATTGGATCACATTTCTTACCATTGTGAATGGTAGGGACAGAGTACTTGTATCTGTGGGCAATATTCAATTGCCTGCTTCAAAACCTCCTTCTCTAAATATGTTGCTGATAGGTGATGTTTggcaagatattttttttggtttaaaagTTAACATTCTTATTTTAATAAGAGTATGGTGACCTGTAAGGGTAGTAATTAAAAATTCTTAGCAAACCTCTGGAGATTGACAGTGTGCTTGATGATCTTTCTGTGAAGCAGCCCacaaaacttttgaattttgattttgagttGCAATTTTGGTCCATTAGTAGTTTTTCACTGTATGTAACACAGTCTATTATCAAGTCACTTGAAGTTATTTCACCTGAAGTCATGTCCCCCTGGGACCTGAGTCATGTCGCccaaatttttagaaatttggTCCGATGGGTTTTAGGCTGTGATTAAACAAGCAACGCATTGCCAGTCTATTCACCCTTTTATGGTGGCCAAACAGTATGTTCTTTGGTCCATGCCAAACTCACAGGTATGATATTGCCAAAGACTGCAATGGTGGCACTGTAGGGTCTGTTGGCATGGTCTAACTCAATTGCCACATTCAATACAAGCTGGACTACTATTGTTGAAAAAGTCACAAGTATAAATAACAGACTGAGTGTTTGGGGTTTGGAGCAAACCGATTCACATTGGGTATGAATAGACAGAGTAAGAAACATCCATGGGTATGAAATGAGTGAATACCAAACAGACAGTGTAATGCTGCATATTGTTGTTATAGAAAGGAACAATGCTTTTTGAGTTGTTACTCAgacatatttc
The sequence above is a segment of the Pocillopora verrucosa isolate sample1 chromosome 13, ASM3666991v2, whole genome shotgun sequence genome. Coding sequences within it:
- the LOC131784205 gene encoding D-serine dehydratase: MADRQKITDLRTPAFMIDLKTVQSNCKAMIDRCKGLGVELRTNMKTHRTLEAGEYMTAGTKRCISVSTLAEAEFYSNGGYDDITYAYPLSPDKVSQAAQLLSRLEKFHVLVDNYVILDSLVVYPLPEGKKWSVFLKVNCGYNRAGVWYDDPQSVDMAKEISSKSCVTFKGLYIHEGNSYNCQGEDEIKQTASETFKRLNIFSHRLKQAGIEFPTVAIGATPSCSKPPDDVEGINEFHPGNYVFYDYQQYLTGSCDLNDIAVRVLTRVIGHYPDREQILIDCGWTGLSHDSLGKLKTGFCYFEGHPNLKLVKMTQEIGTVQAVEGPLDLLLYPIGSFLRIIPFHACATAYMHPVYYVVKDDEVVDKWIPNRGW